In a genomic window of Lycium ferocissimum isolate CSIRO_LF1 chromosome 9, AGI_CSIRO_Lferr_CH_V1, whole genome shotgun sequence:
- the LOC132031560 gene encoding serine/threonine-protein kinase STY46-like, whose amino-acid sequence MNGTISAKAQKRRGNGSPCSPVVAKSSPSTQSSTTSGGAPVKSNVGGWCKGLGDCLILGPKVSRNIKLAQAPPYYHLQKVEEIEKELEQEKEMKSMYKMRLERTQNYLRYCLQVAQDNGFLDLIINNKEKQQESTSPPSAIIHATASPQTPPQQQPHSDITYLIHQAKLNGWYIEPHEIEVQEEVAQGSTARIYRGRWRGYEVAVKCIFPEFFFCNDNGISFFAQEVETLSRQRHRFVLQLMGACLDPPHHGWIVTELLAMTLKDWLHGPGKRRKQRVVPLPPFKERLGKAMEIAQGMQYLHEHKPMVIHRDLKPSNIFLDDSLHVRIADFGHARFLNDEDKALTGETGTYVYMAPEVIRSEPYDEKSDVYSFGIILNELVTGAYPYIGTDFGPSRIALEVAEKGLRPELPEQDEQLEELIQLIRLSWDEDVAVRPSFGVITSNLKKIQEKILLDNCSI is encoded by the exons ATGAATGGTACTATTTCCGCCAAGGCCCAAAAAAGGAGAGGCAACGGCAGCCCATGTAGTCCGGTGGTAGCCAAGAGTTCGCCATCCACGCAGAGCTCCACCACAAGTGGTGGTGCTCCGGTCAAGTCGAACGTGGGTGGATGGTGTAAAGGCCTAGGTGACTGTTTAATTTTGGGGCCTAAAGTCTCACGCAACATTAAACTTGCACAAGCACCACCATATTATCACCTTCAGAAG GTGGAAGAAATAGAGAAGGAATTAGAGCAGGAGAAAGAAATGAAGAGCATGTACAAAATGAGACTGGAAAGGACACAAAATTATTTGAGGTATTGTCTACAGGTGGCACAAGATAATGGGTTTCTGGActtaatcatcaacaacaaagaaaaacaacaagAATCCACTAGTCCTCCCTCAGCTATCATTCATGCCACTGCCAGTCCCCAAACACCACCCCAACAGCAACCCCACTCTGATATCACTTATCTCATTCACCAAGCCAAGTTGAATGGTTGGTACATTGAACCCCATGAG ATTGAAGTGCAAGAAGAAGTGGCACAAGGAAGCACAGCACGTATATACAGAGGAAGATGGAGAGGATATGAAGTTGCAGTAAAATGTATATTCCCTGAGTTCTTCTTCTGCAATGACAACGGTATCAGCTTCTTTGCCCAAGAGGTCGAGACACTATCCAGGCAACGACACCGTTTCGTGCTTCAGCTAATGGGAGCATGTCTTGATCCACCACACCACGGTTGGATAGTGACAGAGTTATTAGCCATGACACTTAAAGATTGGCTGCATGGTcctggaaaaagaagaaaacaaagagtTGTTCCCCTTCCACCTTTTAAAGAGAGACTTGGAAAAGCAATGGAAATTGCTCAAGGCATGCAATATCTTCATGAGCATAAACCAATGGTGATTCATCGTGATCTTAAACCGAGTAACATTTTCTTGGATGATTCCTTGCATGTTAGGATTGCAGATTTTGGACATGCTAGGTTCTTGAATGATGAAGACAAGGCTTTAACAGGAGAAACAG GAACATATGTATACATGGCACCGGAAGTGATTCGGTCAGAACCTTATGATGAAAAGTCGGATGTCTATAGTTTTGGCATAATTCTCAATGAGCTTGTCACTGGAGCATATCCTTACATTGGAACTGATTTTGGTCCTTCTAGG ATAGCATTGGAAGTTGCAGAAAAGGGATTAAGGCCAGAACTTCCAGAACAGGATGAGCAACTTGAAGAGCTGATACAACTCATACGACTCTCGTGGGATGAAGATGTTGCAGTTAGACCTTCTTTTGGAGTTATAACATCTAATTTAAAAAAGATCCAGGAAAAAATACTGCTAGATAATTGTAGCATTTAA
- the LOC132029576 gene encoding protein BIG GRAIN 1-like B, with protein MYHMEKEKLSRKHHKNPSFSSTLLDEIYRSIDGYDQRKEDFKLPKETRKQNSSNNIGAKAKGNNNKNKNIEDEEIASFRRACLIEKWMEKKVKDKALMTKKGPSSLPELMDINDPFFFSSSSSESNSGTLSASSSEADCFYTEKSSITATTCFAAPRIKSSVRRANVSPRMGRKNQMYNEQQSNEFYLFDDYNHNQQAVKSEELLIKSKSRALNIYNNLKKVKQPISPGGRLTNFLSSIFTNGNGKKSKNLKDPSENLERNSKSTCSSASSFSRSCLSKTPPKFSDKFQQSVVKRTVRFNPVSVIVDEDCRPCGHKSIYDKDSDNLRRHKSQGNAAIIENNNRKFELTKVDYLKTKKKNDYIVDYPDEEEEDDDDDDDDDGASCSSSDLFEIDHLAFFGNNRFCEELPVYETTHLDTNRGIASGFIR; from the coding sequence ATGTATCATATGGAGAAGGAAAAGTTGTCtaggaaacatcataaaaacccTTCATTTTCATCCACACTTCTTGATGAAATCTATCGTTCGATTGATGGATATGATCAAAGAAAGGAAGATTTTAAGTTaccaaaagaaacaagaaaacaaaacagcAGCAACAATATTGGAGCAAAAGCCAaaggcaacaacaacaaaaacaagaacatagaagatgaagaaattgcaaGTTTTAGAAGGGCTTGTTTGATTGAAAAATGGATGGAGAAAAAAGTGAAAGACAAAGCTTTGATGACAAAAAAAGGGCCATCTTCACTTCCAGAATTAATGGACATAAATGATCCATTCTTTTTCAGTTCAAGTTCATCTGAATCAAATTCTGGTACTCTCTCTGCATCTTCATCTGAAGCTGATTGTTTTTACActgaaaaatcatcaataactGCCACTACTTGTTTTGCTGCACCAAGGATTAAATCATCAGTTAGAAGAGCCAATGTTTCACCACGTATGGGACGTAAAAATCAAATGTACAATGAACAGCAGAGTAAtgagttttatttatttgatgatTATAATCACAATCAACAAGCAGTGAAAAGTGAAGAGCTTTTGATAAAGTCAAAATCAAGAGCTTTGAATATCTACAACAATTTGAAGAAAGTGAAACAGCCCATTTCTCCTGGTGGTCGTCTTACCAATTTTCTCAGTTCAATTTTCACTAATGGGAATGGCAAAAAATCCAAGAATTTGAAGGACCCTAGTGAAAATCTAGAGAGGAATTCAAAATCAACTTGTTCTTCAGCTTCATCATTTTCAAGATCTTGTTTGAGTAAAACCCCACCAAAATTCAGTGACAAATTCCAACAAAGTGTTGTCAAAAGGACAGTCAGATTTAATCCTGTTAGTGTTATTGTTGACGAAGATTGTCGTCCTTGTGGTCATAAATCAATTTATGACAAAGATTCCGACAATCTTCGTAGGCACAAATCCCAAGGGAATGCAGCAATAATTGAGAACAACAACAGGAAATTTGAACTGACAAAAGTTGATTATTtgaagacgaagaagaagaatgattaCATCGTTGATTATccagacgaagaagaagaagatgatgatgatgatgatgatgatgatggagcAAGTTGTTCAAGTTCAGATTTGTTTGAAATTGATCATTTAGCATTTTTTGGTAACAATAGATTTTGTGAAGAACTTCCAGTGTATGAGACCACACATCTAGATACCAATAGAGGGATTGCTAGTGGTTTCATTCGTTAA